DNA from Sulfodiicoccus acidiphilus:
GGCCTTAACGTTCCACCTCTCAGGCCTCTGGGAATACCTGACGTTATCTGTGGCTATCGACATGGTCACGAAGTCGTTTGCGAAGAGGAGGAGGATCACGTCGAACGGAGTAGTAACGAAGAATCTCACCACAAAGAACGATAAAGTGAGGAAGAGCACTACCTGCATCGTCTTCATTATTTTATTTAACGTGTAGGTAAGCATGCGTTGGTATATCCTTCTCCCGCTCTTGATGGCCTCAACTATGTCCGATATCCCCTCGTGGGTGAGTACTATGCTAGCCGAAGCCTTCGCTACGTCGGTCGCGTTGCTGACTGCTATTCCGACCTCGGCCTGCTTCAAGGCTGGGGCGTCGTTCACTCCGTCCCCTGTCATCCCGGTCACGTGTCCCTCCTCCTGAAGTCTCTTCACGATGAAGAACTTGTCCTCCGGGAAAACTTCTGCGAACACCGAACAGCCATCGATAGCTGCCTTGCCCTCCTTGACGTCCAGTACTCTGCATACGCCGCCCTCTATTCCCACCTCCTTACCAACTTCATCGGCGATCGCCAAGTTGTCGCCAGTCACCATCTTCGTGGAAACACCGAAGGCGTTGAGTTCCATGATCAGTTCCCTAGAGTCGGGCCTTGGCCTGTCGTAGAGTGGAATTACACCTAGAAGCTCTGGGGTTTCCCTTCCCGCGGCCACCGCTATGACCCTGAAACCGCGTGAGGCGTAGCTTTCTACGTCTCGCTCTATTTCCTCATACCTCCTCTTGCACACTTCCGCTACAACTTGAGGGGCTCCCTTGATCACCGTGAATTTCTCTCCGTTTACGTTAACTACGGCCTCGGTTCTCTTCGTTGAGGGGTCGAAGGGTTTGAACTGTAGCCTATTCTCGTAGTCCACCGTCATATTCCTCTCCTTGGCGTAGGAGATGACCGCTAGATCTATGGGATCCTGGCTCGCTTCGTCGGAGGCAAGACAGGCATACCTGAGGAGTTCGTCCTCCGTCCCCTTGTAGGCCTTTGGTTCTACAACTCTCAACCTGTTCTCCGTTATGGTGCCCGTTTTGTCCATGCATAGTACGTCCATTGAAGCCGCGTCCTCTATCGCTGTGAGTCTTGTGACCAGAGCTCCCTTCTTGGACATCTCCAACGCTCCTATGGCCATCGCTATGGTGAACGTCGCTGGTAGAGCAACCGGAATTGACGCGATTAGGACGACCAAGGAGAAGGGGAGCACCTGTGTGAAACTCACGTGCTCAAGTAAGGAAAATGAAGTCATAGCCAAAACCAACACCACGTCCAGAACTATGAGACTCCTCACAATTCCGAAGATCAGTGACTCTATGTGAGACTTGGAGCCAGCGCTTTCCACCAGCTCGGTAGTCTTACCGTAATAGGTATTAGGTCCGGTCAACGCCACGACACAGGTGGCCTCACCTCTCCTAACCACCGACCCAGAGAAGAGGACGTCACCCTTTCCCTTCTCCACAGCCACAGACTCCCCAGTGAGGGCGGACTGGTCCACCTCGACCTCCCCATCCAAGACCTTGACGTCAGCGGGGACTATGTCACCTAACCTCACCCTTATCACGTCCCCTGGGACCAGTTCCCTCGCCTGAACCTTTGTCCACCTCCCATCTCTGAGCACCCTCGCCTGAACCGATAGCCGTTTCTTGAGGATCTCCACAGCGTTCTGGGCCCGCGATTCCTGTACGTAACTCACGATGGCGTTGAACACTAGGAGGAAAAGGATGATCAAAGAGTCGGGATACTTCTTCAGAGCGAAGGTAATGGCGATGGTGACTTCCAGCATCCAGGGTACTGGACTCCAGAACTTCCTCAAGAACTTCAGGAGAGGGCTCTCCTTCCTCTCAACCACCTCGTTGTATCCGAACTTCTCTAACCTGTTCCTCGCCTCCTCGTTTGATAGTCCCTCCTTAGTAGTTCCTAGTCTCTTCATTAACTCGTCTATACCAATGTCTTTCAGATCTTCTCTCACAGGTTCCGCTTCCGAGACTAGGTCAAAAACTTAGCGGAGGACGTTTTGAACGAATTAAGCACAAAGTATAAGAATCTCAATAGCATGGTTTATTGTGGTGATAACGCTTGGAGAGTCGAAAATTGGGAATAGTGTTCGCCTCAGGGGCCGCCAACAGGCTCTGCTGTCTCTTCATTTACGCTGGTGCGGCCTTGGCGGGGGGATGGGAAGTGCGAGTTCACCTCGTGAACGAGGGGTTGGTGGCCTTCAAGAAGGAGGTCTTACCGAAGCTCAGTACGATCGAAGCCGCTTACTATCCACCACTCTATTCAACGGACGTCGAGACCTACGTCGGGAACTTGAGGGAATTCGTGAATTCCGGCAAGTTACCCGACTGGCACTCCTTCCTTAAACAACTGAAGGGCGACTTCAAGGATCGCTTCAAGGTTTACGCTTGCCCATACGCGGCGGCCCTCTACAACGTCAGGAAGGAGGACCTCGTCGAGGAGGTGGACGAAGTACGAGGAGCTGAGTCCTTCCTGGAGGAAGTGTATGGTGGAGTGGTGATGTACCTCTAGGACTTTTTACCTACTGTCACACCTTCTACTTATGCTAGAGAAGCTCTTTCGGCCCTCCAGCGTGGCGGTGGTGGGGGCTTCTAGAAATAGGGACAAGGTAGGTAACATCGTTCTGAGGAACGTTCTATCAACTTTTCGGGGGAAGGTGTTCGCAGTGAACGACAAGGCCGACTCGGTGGAGGGTGTTAAGGCAAATAGATCATTGAAGGAAGTGAAGAACGTTGACCTAGTGGTTGTCGCTGTGCCGAGGACAGTTGTCCCCCAAGTCATGGAGGAGGCGGTCCAGGTCGGAGCGGGCGCAGCAGTAGTAATAACCTCCGGTTTCAGGGAGACCGACGAAGAGGGGGCCAGACTGGAGAACGAACTCGTATCCATAGCTAGAAAGGGCGATGTGAGAGTGCTGGGGCCCAACACTTTGGGCTTGGTAACACCCGCAATGAACGCGACTTTCGCCTTCGCGGATGTCCTAAGAGGAAATGTGGCGGTCGTCGCTCAGAGCGGGGGTATCGGGGTTTACATGTTGAATTGGGCTCAGAGAACTAGGACCGGACTTAGCTATTTCGTTAGCCTCGGAAATCAGGCAGACGTCAGCGAGACTGACGTGTTTCAGTTCCTCGCTGAGGACCTCGAAACCAGGGCGATCTTCTCCTACCTTGAGGGTGTGGCGGATGGAAGCAGGTTCTTGGACGTGGTTCCAGACGTAGCGAAGAGGAAACCCTTAGTGTTCCTGAAGGGAGGGACAGGGAAGGGAGGAGCTGAGGCCGCTAAAACTCACACTGGGAGCGTAGCAGGCTCTGGTGAGCTCTTTAGGGCTGCGGTGAGGACAGTGGGCGGAATACAGGTGGATGGGTTGGAAGACATGTTGAACCTAGCTAAGGTCCTCACAGCCGATGAACCCATAAGGCCGGACGTCCTAGTTGTGACTAATTCAGGGGGACATGGCGTGCTCACTGCCGACTCCATAGAGTCCTCAGGACTGAAGATGGTCACTCTGACTCCAGGGGCTAACGAGGAGTTGAAGAAGGTGCTCCCCCCTCAGAGCCTCCCCAAGAACCCTCTTGATCTCTCCGGAGACGCGGACAGCGAGAGGTACAGGAGGGCACTGCAGATTGTCCAGGACCTCGACTGCACTAAACTGGTAATTGTGCAGTCCTTGCCGATGGTCAGCTGCAGCGAGGTCGCTAGGGTGGCGCTGGAGTTCAAGGGAAAGGGAGTAGTGACTGTAGTCATGGGACTAGACGAGGACGCGGCCTCGAGAACCCTCGAGTTGGCTAGGATGCCCGCGTTCAGGTTCCCTGAGGACGCTGTCAAGGCTATCAGCTACGTCCTGAAGAGGAGACCTCCTCAAAGGAAGATCAGGGTCCCACAACCACTAGAGGAGGCGCGAGAGTTAGTTGAGGGTAGAAAGTACCTACCGGACTACGTGGCGATGAAACTGATGGAACTCTACGGCGTGAGGACCCCAAGGTGGGCGGTGGTGGAGGACCCCTCTCAACTCAACGAGGCTGCAACGAAAGTGGGATTCCCCCTAGTTGTGAAGGCGTCCACTGACGAACCAATACACAAGACCGAAGTAGGAGGGGTGGTGATGAACGTGGAGCGTGACTCGTTGGAGCAGGCATACAAGCTAGTGTCCTCTAAGTTCAAGAGAGTCCTTCTACAGAGACAGTTGCACGGGGTGGAGGTGTTCGTAGGTGGTCTGAGGGACCCGGCATTCGGTCACGCCGTAGTTGTGGGAATTGGTGGGGTCCACGTCGAGGTAATAAAGAGCCTAAGCTACGCCCTTTCCCCCGTCTCGGAGGACGAGGCACTAGAAGTCATGTCCGAAAGCAAGGTGACTCAATTACTGACGGCGAGGAACAGGAACTACGACCTAGGCTCTGTGGCTAGGACGATATCGACCATATCCAGATTGATAGTGGATCTCAACGTTAGGGAAATGGACGTTAACCCCTTAATGGTGAACGAGGAAGGGGCCTACGCCGTGGACGTCAGGATTGAACTGTGAGGAGCCTCTGATAGTCGAGGTCAATGACCTTCGGGGCTACCATGTGAGATGAAGCTGAGGCTCTAGCCCGCAACTCCCTCAGCACCTCCCTCCACGCTCCTCGAGGATACTCGCTCCGTAAGGGGACCTTCAACTTCCTGTTCAAGTCCTTGACGAAGTATATGCAGGTGGGTAATAACTTGCAGTCCTCACAGCTAGATCCTCCCAACCTGACGTACCTCAACTTATCGCCCTCCACCCACAGGACTCCATCCGTGAGCTTGACTCCATCCTCTCCCCTGAACGGGAGGACCAGGTTACCTCTCACTCTCCCCTCTTGGTTGATCAGTCCAGAGGACCTTAGCCAGTCCAAGATATAGTAATAGTAACTCTTACTTATCCCCTGATCCCTCCCTCCTGCTAAGGTTTTCAAGTAGAGCTCTCCACCCACCCTGCTGAACCTGTTCTCCTCGAGAAGAACTGTTCCCTCCTGAACCTCCCTCTTCAACTCCTCCTCCCTGAGTTCACACATAGGTTAAATTTAGAGAAACTTCCCTTTAGCCGTTGTGTGGGTTAACGTGTGAAGTTGTATACTCCTGTACACTTATGGGATGTCTAGATAGAGCTTCTTGGAGATAACAGGAGGGATCTTTGGCCCAGAGGTCCCCAGTCACGGCCAGAGCCCTCCCCCTCAAGCCTCCATTGCAGACTGGGAAGAAGGGACAGGAGGAACACTCAACATACCTCCTCCTTTCCCTGAGCTTTTCGACAAGTGGAGCAGGCCCATCCCACAGTTCCTTCAGGTGTGGCCCGACCCCTATGGGTACTGGAGTGAACTGATCAGGATAGACCACTCCCTCAGGAGAAATGTAAGCTACCCTCTCCCCAGACCGGTTGCCGCCGTTGGCTCTGAGCAGATTCAACAGCTCAGGTTTCCCCGTGATTAAGTACGCCAGAATGCCGTCGACTGGGTTGTCCGCCGTCAATAGCTCGTAGTTGACTCCCTTGGCCTTGTCGAGGAGGTGCTCGACTACGTTCAACCTCGTCGAGTTATCGACATCCAGGGCCCTTTCTGCCCTCCCGACGTAGGCTAGGTGATAGAAGCATATCCTGTCCAATCTTTCCCTCTCTACAGTGTTCAACGCCTCGTCTACGTACCACCAGTTGAGGGCCGTGATGGTGAATCGCAGTCCCACCTTGAGGCCGAGGGATTTGGCGAACCTGGCACCCTCAAGTGCCTTACGATGGGCCCCCTTCAATCCCCTCAGCTCATCGTGCACCTGAGGGGGTCCGTCCAGACTCACACCCACATAGTTGACGTATTCAGCCAAAGGTGGGAGGGAAGTACGTAGAACCGTGCCGTTAGTGGAGATCTCGACACTTATTCCTCTATCTTGCGCATGTCTCGCGATCTCCCTCACTTCCCTCATCATGAGGGGTTCTCCCCCGGTGAGTACGATGTGTCTAACTCCCATAGATCCCGCCTCCTCGACCGTTCGGAGCCAGAAGTCCAATGGTAGGTCTATGAACTTAGCTCCCCCAGAATTGGAGTAGCAGTGAAGGCAATTCAGGTTGCAGTTTCTTGTTAGTCCTAGGATCAGGACGGCTGGATACTTCCTCTCACTAGTAGGGAACCTGACCGAGTCTCCCCTTTCGTTCCTCCCTCCCATAAGCCTCGAGAGACTTATCAAGATCTCATCCTCGCTGGAACGTAGAGACATAGGGGGTCTTCCTCTAGGTAGTCTCCGGTGGCAGCGTAGGCCCTAGCCCTGCACCCTCCACACACTGTACGGTACTCACAGACTCCACACTTCCCCCTCAAGTTGGACGGTTCCCTAAGGACTGCGAAGAGCGGCGATTCCCTATATATCTCGCTGAACTTCCTGTCCCTCACATTCCCAGCAGGAACGGGTAGGAAGCCGCACGGGTACACAGTACCGTCGTACCCCACAAACGCATAACCGTTGCCGGCCATGCATCCCCTCGCTCCCTCTACACTCCTCCTCCCGTACCTGAGGTCGGGGGGAATTGGCCTAACCCCTTGCTCGTTGGCGAGTCTAACTAGGTATGGAGCGCACGTCATCCTGACGTTTATCCCTTCCTTCATTCTCCACCTCAAAACTGTCCCCATCACCTCCTCCGCTTCCTTGGGAGAGATCGCCATCCCCGGAGTAGCCCTCCCCACCGGAACTAGCATGAACACGTCCCACGTCTGAGGGTGCATGGAAAGGACTGTTTCCTTGAGCTCCCTTAAGTACCTGACGTTGTACCTACTTATGGTGGAGTTCACTTGAAGTGGAACGCCGGCCTCCCTAACGGCTTCCACGGCCTTCCTAGCAAGCTGGAAAGCTCCTGGAACTCCCCTGAAGTAATCGTGGACCTCCTCTGGTCCGTCCACGCTCACTGAGACGGCCGAGACGCCGGCCTCCCTGAACTTCTTAGCAACGTCGTAAGTTAGACGGCTACCGCTTGGTGAGACGGCCGTCCTGAGTTTCTTCGAGGAGTACGAAAGGACTTCGAATAGGTCGTCTCTCTTTAGGGCGTCTCCTCCGCTCACTACGAACAGCTTCACCCCCATTAGGGCTATGTCGTCAACGAGAGACAGCACCTCCTCGGTTCTAAGCTCGTTCGGCAACCTCTGTGGAATCGCCAGTGCCCTGCAATGTCTACACGCGAAGTCGCACGCCTTAGTGCTCTCCCACACCACTGCCGAGGGCGAGACGTCAACTTCCATGCAGTACATGGAAGTCTCCTGGACGAAATCGTTTTAGCGTTAGAAGAAGAGGAAAACTGTCCCTCCCAGTCCAACCCATTAATAATATAACCGTGTTGGTGGAAACAAATCCTCGATTAGTATGAACAGGCTCACACTACTCGTCGTAATGGTTGCCCTAGCCCTATCCTTCACGGCCGTGCTCGTGGGGGTTCCATTGGCCCAGACCGCTCCTCAGATCACCGCCTACAGAGTCCACGGTTCCCTGAACTTGGGAGATCCCGGATCCGAGTCGTTCTGGAACTCTATACCTTGGACCAACGTTTCCCTCACGGCCAACCTGAACGGAGTGCCCACCTCAGGTATAACTCCCTACGTTCTAGTGAAGGCAGCTTGGAACGGAACAGATTTAGTGGTGCTAATGAAGTGGCCGGACGAGAATCCTGCGTTCAACGCGTGGTCTGCAGCGGCGGCCTCGTTGTATCCCCCAGCTTCAGGTCCAGGAGTCTTCAGGATCATGGAGTTGACACACGGCGTGACTTACACCCTTGAGAAGAACTACACCGATTATTACACGATAGTGAACGGTACGCAACTGCCCGGTAGGTTAGTCCTCAACTACTCCGGCGTGGCGGTCTTGCCAGCTCCCAACGACACTCAGATACAGGTACTTGGAAACGGCACGATTCTCCTCTACCACTCCCCAAGGCCCATGGAGTACCTTCTGGATCAAGATTCCATGTTCTACGGTTACTACGTGAACTCCACGTGGTACTACCCGGACAGGGCGGCAATAATGTGGTACATGGGATCCGAGACTAGCCCCATGGATTGTATGAACATAGGAGGCAAGTTCCCAGGACAGGTTTACGACGGGGTCAAAATAACGCAGGCGGGAGGTTCCCTATCAGCGGGACCAGCAAACATATGGATGTGGGTGTCTGGGGCGACTTGGAACTCCTCCCAAGATCCCGCGTTTAAAGTGGGACTCTGGACTAACACTTCTCTCACTGGGTTGAACTACACTACTAACCATGGGTTCGCGGTTCCGCTATACACAAATCAAACGAACATGTACGAGGTGGACACTGCAGGAATATGGTACTCTCCAGTAGCTTCCTCCGGACTTCAGGGCTCGCTCTTCTACGTTTGGACAGGAGCGTCCTGGAGCAATGGCACCTGGACTGTGGAGTTCGCGAGACCAATGGCGGTCCCCACTTCCCTAGCCCAGTACGAGCCCAACTTCACCGTCGGGCACAGTTACGACGTAGCTTTCGCCGTATGGCAAGGAAGGGCCGGAGAGACCCTTTTCGACAAGTCAATAACCTCGAACTTCCTCACTCTATACGTTTCGTCCTCGGCTCCGAGCGTTCCCACTAGCACAGTGACACTGAGCACGACTGACGAAGTCACAATAGTCGGCCTCGTGGTGGCCCTAGTGGTCCTCGCGCTACTCTACGTGGTGTTCAGGAAATGAAGGGGGACTTAGACCTCAGGACGTTACTCGCGGTCCTCTACGTTGGGGCGGTGTTACAGTTTCTGTTTAGAGAGGCAACCTTCGCTATAATGCCCATTCCCCTGCACATCTACGCTCTGTCCTACCTTGGACTTCTAGGAACTGTGGGACTGATGCTGGAGCTAGTGGGCATGGTGGCGCTGCTCGCGGCCCTGTGGAGGAAGCTCTTTCTGGCTGCACCCCTTGCAGCGCTCCTCGTCGTGTCGAGCGTGCTAGCGTTCGTTTTCCCCCAGTACTACGCCACTGGTCTCTGGACCTGGGTCACGCTTGCATCCGTAACTGCCACAGCGATCCTCGGGCTGGAGGGGGTGGCGAAGGGTAATGGAAGGAGGCGGGCCGTGCTTCTCCTGACTTTGCCGCTCCTGATCGCGGTGGACGTTGAGGCTTTCTTCCTTTACCTTCACGTCGGACTGCTCTACTCCAACTACCCTCTGCTCTTCTTCCTAGCTGCCGCTGGTTCAGCTGCAGCGACGATCCTCTTCGGGAAACCTTGGGGAAGGAGGGCCGCCTTGTCGTATGGACTAGGTATTGTCGCAGCGTCTACTGTAATGCCGCTTTACCTTCTCGTGACACAGAACAGGTTCATGGAGATCATCATGGACATGACAATACCCTCGGCTGTGGGAATAACCCTCAGCGACCCATATAGTTTAGGTCTGGTGATCATTTCCTTCGGTGTAGTTCTTTTCTCAGTGGTGGGTCTCCTGGTGAAGGGAAGGTACATGGCATCGGCTGGGTTCTTCCTGTTCTTCAGCACAGTCTTCATGGGGATCACTGGGTACCACCTGATGCTCTACGTTATCGCACCTGGGTTGGGACTGGCAATGGCTGGGTTGGACTCGTTGAACTTGACTGTAAAGGAAAGGACCCAGTCCAACGCTAAACCCTCAATTGCTGTCACGGAAAAGAGAGAGGTGGGGAGTTGAAGTGAGGAAGTACAACAGGTGGGATTTGTTCTTCGCGAGGGGACTTCAGAGGGTAATGAGGAACCCCAAGACCAAGTTCGACGAGAGGGAATTCGTCACGAAGGGAAGCGACTACCTATTTAACTACGCGGAGAAGAACGTAGGTACTATAGACGAAGGTAGGAGGAACTTCATGAAGGCGTTAGCGATAGGTGTAGGTGTAGCGGCAGTGGCCGGACTACTCCCTGGGTTGAGGGTGCTTCCAGCTCCGGGTGTCGGAATTACCAAGTTTCCTAAGGTTCTCCTGGTCGACTCTTCTGGTTCGCCCTTGAAGGCTTCCACTTTGCCTATCAACGAACCCGTGATCACGATATACCTCTACCCGCTAGCTGACGAACCCAACTTCCTGCTAAACTTGGGGGACGCCTCCAACAAGCCAGTGCAGGTTCAGCCAACAGAGGTAGTTATTCCACAGACGGGAGAGAAGTACTCCTTCCCTGGTGGAGTGGGGCCGTCCAAGTCAATAGTCTCCTACAGCGCCATATGCCAGCACTTAGGTTGCGAGCCGCCAGAGATTCACTTCTATCCACCCAGCTACATGAAGTTGGGTATGCCCGCTCCGGCCGAGTTGACGGCGGAGGCACTCCTCGCGGCGAAGCAAGCTAACGCTCCGGGGGTGATACACTGTGACTGCCACGGCTCAACCTACGATCCCTACCACGGTGCGTCAGTTCTCACTGGACCTACGCAGAGGCCTCTCCCCTACGTGGAGCTGGAGTGGGACCCAACGACCGACTACCTCTACGCGGTGGAAGAGGGAGGCGTCCCAGTTTACGGCCACACCTCGGACCTCACTGGCGGAAACCCCCTCAGCGGAGACACTACAACAGTGAGCAAGACCATAAATCCGTTCAGCTGAGGTGGTAGATACGTCCAACAGGTTCTCAAACTGGCTCAGGGATAGACTCGGACTCGACGAACTACCGTTCTTCAGAACGCCTGACTACATGTACAAGGCTAACTATTGGCTGGGGGCCTTAGTAGCGTCGGCCTTCGTTTACGCAGTGGTCTCTGGATTAATTCTCCTCCTCTACTATAACCCAGCCGATCCCTACGATCAGACACAATACATCATAAACAGCGTCCCATACGGTTCTGTGGTGCTCTTCAGCCACCTCTACGCTGCATATGCTATGATACTCCTGGCATATGTACACATGTTCAGAAACTATTTCGTGGGAGCTTACAAGGCTCCCAGGGAACTGGTCTGGTTGGCTGGAGTACTCCTGCTGGTCTTGACCATGGGGGCCTCCTTCGTCGGTTACAGTCTTGTAGGGGACGTGCTGGGGGTAGACGCTGTAGGAGTAGGGGAAGGCATACTAGGAAGTTTCCCGGGTGGATCGGTGCTCAACGCACTCTTCTTCGGAAACGGTACGACACAAGACACGTTCACTAGGCTGCTTGCTTGGCACATAATCTTAGTTGCGCTAATAGGACTCCTCTTCGGATTGCACTTCTTCATGGCGGAGAGGTACGGCATAATGCCCACTAGGAGAGTGAAGCCAACTGCCCCAGCGGTATACACTAAGGAGGAGGAGTCTAAGTTCAACCCATGGTGGCCCAGGAACTTCGTGTATATGATGTCGCTCATGTTGATGACCTGGGGACTCATACTGATAGTGCCTAACGTCTTAGCTAACGTGAATGGCCTCCCACTACTGCTCAATCCACACCCAGCTCCCTCCCCCAGCAGTCCACAAGCCGCCTCTGTCCCAGCTTATCCTCCCTGGTTCTTCCTCTTCTTCTACAAAATAGCCGACTTCCTGATGCCCAATGGGGCACCGTACCCTCCCTTCGGGGCCCTCTTAGTGGCGGTTCTCATACCCATGGTGTACCTACTCTTGCTACCGTTCTTGGACAGAGGCAAGGAGCTCCACCCCTTCGGTAGGAAGTTCTGGACGTGGGTGGGAGTGATGCTCATAACCTACTTGGTGGAAATGAGCGTGTGGGGTTACTTAGCGCCTGGAGTTCCAGAGCCCTTCACAGATCAGGTTAAAGTGCTCCTCCCCCCTGCCGTGATCGCTGCCATCGGGGTCTACGCAATGGGAAGAACGTGGAGTAGGAGGAAAGTTAGCCTAGAGTCGCCCGTCCTACCCAAGGGGACCGGCCCTTCCCCAGTGACTGCATTCGGACTTGTAGTGTTAGGTATGCTAGCAGTTGGGACCGTGGGGCTGGCCATCAACGATCCAACCGTTCCAGGTGGAGCTGCGGCAGTTGCGTTGGTCCTGGCCTTCGCGGCTTTCGCTAGGGGGTTCTGGCGTCGTTCCTCAGGAAACACGAACCAAGAAACCGTGAACCGGAAGGCCCGGATTACGTTGGCAGAGACGGTGATGGCGGTCCTGTTCGTTGTTGCCGTAGTACTTGCCTTCAACATGTGGACTGTCCCCTCCACTGGGCCGCAGTCCAGTCTGTTCGGTGTCGATCTAGGTGCGCTACTCCTCATGCTCGGAGAGGCCCTGTCCCTTTACCACTACGCCAACTACGCCGTCAAGGCCAGCATATAATTACTTTCAACCTGGCAATATTTTTCTACCTACTCTCGTACACAAAGTATAAAAGAGAGAACTTCTCAATGGAATTTGAGAGCAATGGAAAAAACAGTAGACGCTTCTGGGACGATATGTCCCTATCCCATAATGCTGTTGAGTAGGGCGGTTAGGGAAGCTCGACCAGGAGACGTCATAAAGGTAGTGGCGACGGATCCTGCGTTCGCGCGGGACGTGAAGTCCTGGACTAAGAGCACAGGAAACGAGTTACTAGCACTCGAAGAGGGCGAAGGAAAGGTCGTTGCGCTTGTGAGGAAGGTGGGAAGATGAGCGAAGCAGTACTCAGGGAGAAGTTCAGGAGGAACGTCTCGGTTTACAAGTCGCTCGGGGTTAACCCGATGTCGTTGGCTACCGGTTGCTCGGTGAAGGTGGATTTGGTGTCGGTCCTCTATCCAGCGATCTCCACCCTAAGAGGAAAACTAGAGAAGATGAAAATAGCGCCCAGGAGGGATGCCTACGTTTTCCCAGCTACGGAGGTGGAGGTATTGGAGAGGAGGATCTATGGTCTGGACCTAAGAGAGGAGGACGTGGAAGACCTAAGGCGACTCAGGCCAGCGCGTGCGGTCGTGCTCTCCCAGGTGAGTCAAGA
Protein-coding regions in this window:
- a CDS encoding Rieske 2Fe-2S domain-containing protein, whose amino-acid sequence is MRNPKTKFDEREFVTKGSDYLFNYAEKNVGTIDEGRRNFMKALAIGVGVAAVAGLLPGLRVLPAPGVGITKFPKVLLVDSSGSPLKASTLPINEPVITIYLYPLADEPNFLLNLGDASNKPVQVQPTEVVIPQTGEKYSFPGGVGPSKSIVSYSAICQHLGCEPPEIHFYPPSYMKLGMPAPAELTAEALLAAKQANAPGVIHCDCHGSTYDPYHGASVLTGPTQRPLPYVELEWDPTTDYLYAVEEGGVPVYGHTSDLTGGNPLSGDTTTVSKTINPFS
- a CDS encoding sulfurtransferase TusA family protein, with amino-acid sequence MEKTVDASGTICPYPIMLLSRAVREARPGDVIKVVATDPAFARDVKSWTKSTGNELLALEEGEGKVVALVRKVGR
- the soxC gene encoding proton pump complex cytochrome B SoxC, with the translated sequence MVDTSNRFSNWLRDRLGLDELPFFRTPDYMYKANYWLGALVASAFVYAVVSGLILLLYYNPADPYDQTQYIINSVPYGSVVLFSHLYAAYAMILLAYVHMFRNYFVGAYKAPRELVWLAGVLLLVLTMGASFVGYSLVGDVLGVDAVGVGEGILGSFPGGSVLNALFFGNGTTQDTFTRLLAWHIILVALIGLLFGLHFFMAERYGIMPTRRVKPTAPAVYTKEEESKFNPWWPRNFVYMMSLMLMTWGLILIVPNVLANVNGLPLLLNPHPAPSPSSPQAASVPAYPPWFFLFFYKIADFLMPNGAPYPPFGALLVAVLIPMVYLLLLPFLDRGKELHPFGRKFWTWVGVMLITYLVEMSVWGYLAPGVPEPFTDQVKVLLPPAVIAAIGVYAMGRTWSRRKVSLESPVLPKGTGPSPVTAFGLVVLGMLAVGTVGLAINDPTVPGGAAAVALVLAFAAFARGFWRRSSGNTNQETVNRKARITLAETVMAVLFVVAVVLAFNMWTVPSTGPQSSLFGVDLGALLLMLGEALSLYHYANYAVKASI